The stretch of DNA CACAAAAGTTCCACCTGTGCATCCCTTTGTTCTGTCCTCGCGGTACACTAATGATGAACCTTCCGGGGGGAAACTGGCGACCGGTTGGCTGGGGGGAGATCCGGAGATCATGCGAGCTCACATGAAGCATCCGGAGCGACTGGTTCGACCGCTGCAGGGCGAAGGTCTGCACATCAAGGGGCGTGACGGTAAGCTGGTTAGAAATCCAAATCCCCGCCAGCTCTACGATCAGGCGTGGCCCGCGTACGAGAAAATTGAGATTGACGGTGATATTACCGAATGGCAGCGTGCCCGCTGGACCATCAAGCTCCGGCCGCGAAGCCTGACGACATGGGGTACAGACAAGGCACGTTGTGCCGTGCTTTGGGACGAGGAAAATCTCTACGTTGCATTTGATGTCAGAGATGGGGATCTGAAGGGCAGTGTCGAACAGCGAGACGGTTCGGTGTTCGATGACGATTGTGTTGAGGTCAATCTGGATCCTCATGGTGACCGTCCTGAAAAACTGGCTAAAGATGATTACATTTTCACCATGACTGTGGGCAATGTGATGAGTGATGCCAGCGGACCGGGTGAAGATAAGACGTGGAACAGCGGTGTGCGTCATGCCGTTCAGTTGCGTGGTACGCTGAACGACGGCCCTGACGGAGACAGTGGCTACACTGCGGAGATGGCGTTCCCGTGGAAGGACCTTGGAATAGAGCCAAAGATCGGAATGAAGATTCCGATCGACTTTATCGTTGGTGATCGTGACGACGACCAGAAGCCGTATTACTACGACTGGGCCGAACTTCGCAGCCCTCAGACACCGGTGAACTGGGGGGAAATTGAACTGGTTGGCCAGGCAGAGTAGTTTGGGGCTGTCTGTTTCAGTCACCGAATGAAGGCGAAAGGCCCGATGCACCGGTTGATTATGTCTTTTGTTGTTCGCACTTCGGGGTTTGTCAGGGAAACAGGAAAGCCGATGAATCGCTATGTTGCAGCCTGCGTGATACTGATCAGTATGTCACACGTCTTGAACATCCACGCTGAAGAACTTCCCCGTCTGACGTCTCTGAGCAACAAATCAATTTCCTACAGTCAAATTGAGATGCCGTATGTTGTCATGAAACGGGGAGACGTGGAGGCGGTGGTCGTGGATAATCGCCCCGTGGATGATGAAGTGCTGCCGAAACATCGAGCCGGATACAGTGGCGTTGGGTCGCTGACGCGTACTGAGCGTGATGCCAACCTGTTTGTGCCGAGTGTCGCAGGCCTCAATTTTGAGCATATTCATGACGGTACCGTGCAGGAACGCAAGGTGCTCTTTGAGCCACGTAACGCTCCCATGCAGCTGCGCAAAGTCGATCGACATACGGTTGAGTTATATCAGGCTCCAACTCCGCACTACGGTCTGGAGAGTTGCCAGAGGTACCATATGCTGGAGGACGGTACACTGGAACTGACCGTTGAATGTATTCCGCGTCGCAGGACTTTTGCGAACGGCTATATCGGTTTGTTCTGGGCCAGCTATATTCATCAGCCCCAGTCGCTGGACATTTACTTTATGGGGCGTGAAACCGGCAGGAACTCCGGGAGTCACCGGGTTCGCGGTGTTACTCCGCGGCACGGAGAGTTGTCGACGCACCTGGGAGTGGACGACGATCGTACGTTTTCCCATGACGAAAAATTTCCGTTGACGCTGGTGTTCAATCGTTCCAACTACCGTTACACCGACCCGTGGTACTACGGTATCAGCCATGGCATGGCCTTGGTGATGATGTTTCGTCCGCAGGACGGGATTCGGATGGCGCAGTCTCCTTCCGGTGGCGGTAACGGTAATCCGGCCTGGGATTTTCAGTGTTTCTTTTCGGATTACCAACTCGGTCAGCGATATCAAATCATTATGCGTGCAATGTATGTTCCTTATGAGTCTCATGAGCAGATTGAACGTCTGAGTGTGTCTCATCGGAAAGCGCTGGGAGCCAAATGAACCGAACGAGGTCCGGACGGCACACCACTCCGACAGTGACGGCAAAGGTGCTTTTTCTGTTGGCGGTCTGCGGACAGTGTGGTGCTGCAGGTGAGTTGGCGACAGAGACGCTGGTCTCGTCGCGCGGGTGCTGCGCAGCGACTGCCGGAACCGGTAACAAAATCATCACGTACCAGGGAAAAACCCACGTTGCCTGGTTGGATTCAACTGAGGAGGGCTTCTTCAGTGTTGTGCGAACGCTTGATCGTTCGACCGGAAAATGGTCGCCCACTTACACGCTGGGTCAGGCGCCGGATGATCATGGTCGACCGGCGCTGACGATCGACAGTCAGGGATATCTTCACGCGATTTACGGAGTTCATCACAACCGGATTCCGTATCGACGCAGCAGGAGACCCAATGATGCATCGGAGTGGACTGATGTGGAAGTCTTCGGAGGCAGGCTGACCTATCCGACTCTTATCTGCGGGCCGGATGATCAGCTGTTTCTCACCGGTCGTTTCGGATGGGAAGGTGTTCGACTGTATGTCAGGCCACCAGGTGAAAAATGGACAGATCGGGGGCTGATCATCAGGCGGAACCCGGAATGCATTAGCTACGCCGCCTTTCACGAGGGACTGGCGTGGGGACCGGACCACAAAACACTTCATCTGTCCTGTCAGTTCTTTCAGGGCAAGTCCGGGAACTCTTTTAACTGGGGTACGGTGCAGTCAGTGAATTACATGGTTTCACGTGACTTCGGACGTACGTGGGAACGTGCCGACGGTTCGCCCGTTGTGATTCCGGCAACTGCCTCAACCATGGACGTTCTTGCTGATGAAGAGAGTTTCGATCCGAAGCCGGGTCTCAGAAACACAGGTGCGGTGGTTGTGGATTCGAAGAATCGGCCATACGTGCTGTACTATCGAAACACTCCCGCCAATCCGGGACAGGTGTTTCTGGTACGGGCGAATCGTGATGGTCAGTGGCAACACCTGCCGCTTCAGGTGGCGATGGACAAATACTATTCCGGATGGGCCGTAGTTGACTGTCGGGCCGGCTTTACCATTACCGCGGACGATCGTCTCTGTATGGCATTGACCCTGGCTCCGATCGACCATCCTGACGCGCGGTGGGACGGAAAGCCGCTTGAGCGGTACTTTCACGAACCTGCTTACTGGCAGAATTTCTTTCCCAAAGCCAGACGCATCGGCTGGCTGGAGTCCGGTGACGGCGGCAGGACTTTCAACAGTAAAGAAGTCCTGGGGAAAAATCCTGATGTTGCCTGCTTACAGCAGAGCATCGAAATGTCCACCGGATTCAACACCATCCCGGCCGGCGCCCGTCCAGGTTTACTTTATCACACGGGGGTTTCGTCCAACTTAGATGGACGAACCGTCGACAACGATGTCTTCTACGTGCATGTCAGGTAGCCTTTATCGGAAGCCAGGGTGATATGTATGTTTCCCAGGAATCCTGGTTTGCGACTCGACCCGGACCTGCATTGACGAAATAATTCTTGGTATGAGTGTGTGTCGGTTCCGAACTGGTCGAGTCCGCCCATGAATGTTACTTCTGATAAACTGTCCTCACTGCATATTTTTGACGGCCTTACGGAAGATGAGGTGACGGCAGTTCGGCACAGTGTGGTGCAAAAATCATTCAACGCGGGTACTCAAATCCTTCAGGAAGGCGCCGGTATCCAGGCACTGTGGCTGATCCTCGAAGGAGAATGTGTTGTCAGCCGAAGCCGTGATGATGGTGGGGGAGGGCACGAACTGGCCCGGCTGAAACCGGGTGACGTCTTTGGTGAAATGTCCTTTATTCGTAGCGCACCTCATTCGGCAAACATTTTTACAGTAACTGATGTGCTGACATGTGTCTGGAAACGGGAAGACTATTTGAAACTTGCAGAACAAAGTCCTCATGCCGGATTTCGGATTGCATCGAATATTGCCGCCGTTCTGGCTGAACGAATTCGTCGAATGGACCATTGGGTCTGTGAATTGATGGCGCGTCCGGACACACAGGCTCACCGTGATGAATGGGAAAATTTTCGCTCCGCTGTGTATACCAACTGGCAGTTTTGAGTTCGGTGTTTCGATTTGGATGAGGTGAATCCTATGGCACAGGTCACGACCGAGCTGAATGTTTATGCCACGGAGGTTGCCCAGAGGGCCCGTGTGGCGGCGCAGCAACTGGCTACTGCGACAGGTGAACGAAAGCTCAGCTGGTTGAAGCGAGTCGCCGTCGCACTGCGGGAAAACTCCGCAGAGATCCTTGCCGCAAATGAAGTTGATGTTACCACAGCTGAAGCGAACGGAACCACGGGTGCCATGGTTGATCGGCTGCGGTTGACAGAAGATCGTCTGGCCGCAGTCGGCGATTCTGTGGTGGAGATCGGGCAGTTACCGGATCCGGTTGGCGAAATCATGGAAAGCTGTCGCCGACCGAACGGTTTACTGGTTACGAAAGTCCGTGTTCCGCTGGGTGTTGTCTTTTTTATCTATGAGTCACGTCCAAACGTGACAGTTGATGCAGCTGCTCTGTGCGTGAAAAGTGGCAATGCTGTCATCCTGAGAGGTGGTAGTGAAGCCCGGAACAGTAATCAGGCACTGCACCGTGTCCTGGTAGAGTGTCTGGAGCAGGAAAGGTTGCCGGGGGATGCTGTGCAGCTGGTGGAAATGACAGACCGCAAAGCTGTCGGTGAATTTCTGAAGCTTGGCAACCTGATCGATGTTACGGTGCCTCGGGGTGGTCGTTCTTTGATTCAGCGTGTGGCAGCAGAAGCGACGATGCCGGTAATCAAACATTTCGACGGTGTTTGCCACGTGTATGTCGATGCATCTGCTGACCAAAAAATGGCAACAGACATTGTGATCAACAGCAAATGTCACCGTCCTGGTGTTTGCAATGCGGCGGAGTCATTGTTGATTCACAAAGAAGCAGCGGCGAAGTTCTGGCCGGTTCTGGCTTTGCGTCTCCAGGAAGCAGGCGTTGAATTACGCTGCTGTCCGGCAAGCGCCAGAGGGATTGACAATGCACAGCCTGCCACAGATGAGGATTATGCGGCTGAATTTCTGGATTTGATCCTGTCAGTCAAAGTCGTTGATTCCGTGAATGATGCGATTGACCACATCAGAAAATTCGGGTCCGGTCATACCGAGTCAATCGTGACGCAGGATCTTAATTCCGCAAATCTTTTTCAGGATCAGGTGGATTCTTCAGCTGTGATGGTGAATGCCAGTACACGGTTCAATGACGGTGGCGAGTTTGGCCTTGGTGCGGAAATTGGGATCAGCACCGACCGATTCCATGCCCGAGGTCCGTGTGGCCTGCGCGAAATCACAAGCTACAAATATGTTGTGCACGGCACGGGACAGATTCGCTGAACCGGATCCCCGTTGGTATATCGTTGACCTGGCTGGACGAAACGTCACCGAAAAATTCTATTAGCCCGTCCACCACAGCCATTTGCCGATCAGTGATTTGACGAACGGCGTGAGGCGTGTTCTGTTGTACATATCACCGATTCGACGAATTGCTTCTGTCTGAGTGGGGTAGGGGTGTATGGAACCGGCAATTCTGCGAAGGCCGATGCCGTTGTTCATTGCCAGAGTGATTTCTGAAATCATGTCTCCGGCACTGCCGGCCACGATGGTTGCTCCGAGGATTTTATCTTTGCCTCTGGCTGTGTGAACGCGAACGAATCCGTCTTCTTCACCTTCCAGAACTGCCCGGTCAACATCGCTGAACTCCAGCGTATAGGTTTCGACGGGAATGTTTGTTATGGCAGCTTCATCGGCGGACAGACCGACTTGAGCGATTTCCGGTGTGGTATATGTTGCCCGCGGAATCAAAAGAGAGCTCGCCCGGTTACGCCCCATAAACAGTGCGTTACTGACGACGTTTCTTGCCAGAAAGTCGGCTGAGTGTGTGAACCTGTGTTTCGAACAGATATCGCCTGCGGCGTAGATGGCGGGGTTTGTCGTTTGCAGTCGGTCGTTGACTTCGACTCCGTTTTCGTCGAACTTTACACCAACTGTTTCGAGGCCAAGACCGCAGGTGTTCGCAGTTCTTCCTGCGGCGATGAGCAATGCATCAACTGTCCGGTCGTAAGTTGTGTTGTGGGACTGTACGGACAGATGAATCCGGGCTCCGTCCCTGCGGAGTTGAGTTTCTTTGCTGCAGCACAGCAGGTTGACGCCGTCATTGATCATGGATTTTTTAACGATGGCGGCAGCGTCTGGATCTTCCCGAGGAAGAATTCCGTGACTGGTTTCTACGAGAAATACCTCTGAACCAAATTGAGCAAAACTCTGTGCCAGTTCGCAGCCGATCGGACCTGCACCGATGATGCCAAATCGACGTGGCAGTTGGGTGAGTGAAAAAACTGTTTCATTCGTCAGGTACGGAACCTCGTCAATCCCCGGGATGGGTGGAATTGATGCACGTGTTCCCGTACAGATGATTGCCTTTCTGAATTTAAGAGTTGTATTACCAACCTGCAGGGCGTCAGAAGCGGTGAATTTTCCTGATCCCAGAAACACATCGATGCCAAGGTCACGAAATCGCGCTGCAGAATCATTAGGTGCAATTCGCGATCGGAGTTTTCGCATACGACGCATTACGTCTGCAAAGTCCACATGAACACCATCAGGGACATGCACACCAAATTCACCGGATCTGCGAATGACTGCTGCCCTGCGAGCCGCGCTGATGATCCCTTTGGAAGGCACGCAACCTGTGTTAAGGCAGTCACCTCCCATCAGATCACGTTCAATCAATGCGACTTTGGCTCCAAGACCCGCTGCACTGGCAGCGGCTACCAGACCGGCAGGTCCTGCTCCGATTACGACCAGGTGATAGCGTCCGGCAGGTGTCGGGTTTTGCCAGTTGGTCGGGTGGACGCTGGCTTCGAGCTGCCGGTTGAATTTGTCGTGTGGTTCCAGTTGCGGGAGCATTTCACTTCTTTCCCAGGTCGGATTAATCGTTGAATGCCCGAATTGTCAGAAATATTGCGATTCTCAGGCAAAGGAACAGTACACCCGCTTTTCCCGAATTGTTCGGTGACTCTGTTCACCAGATCCCGAAATGTTTTTAGCTGGACGATTGCCAGGATCAATTACTCACCAGACAGTGATGGCGTCCACAATGACGATGGATTCGTTGCAGGATTGGCTGCCGGCAGCCGAAATAAATTGAATGGCCGGTGTCAATCGGTTCTACTGCCATTCCGGCGGGGTGAAAGAGAGAACTTTGTTGGCAAAATCAGTGGATTTACCGGATGATGAGTGTCCACATGAGCCGGGAACGCAGTTGAACAATGACTGACAGGACGAAGAGGAGCCAGAGTCAGTAATTTGACCGAAATGACGTTGCGGTACAGATGTCTGACCTGTTTTCCACGACGATGGCGTTGCAGATCTGAAGCTGCCGATGATACGGACTGGCAAATCAGTTCAGTGAGGCTGCTGAGGCGACTTTTTGACCGATTTTGAGTCACGACTTCGCAGATTTGTCAAAAGCAGATAATACCGTTTTTGCTTCCGGTTTCGATTTTTGGAGATCCGATCGAACCCACTGGACTTAGTGATTCCGTCACCGTTATACTGGTTCGTTCGAATTTAGACACGATCTGCATAGTTGTCGACGCACCTGTGCAAGGATATGAATATGCCGAAGCAGAAGACTCACAAAGGGATGAAGCGTCGCTTTAAGGTGACCGCATCCGGAAAAGCTAAGCACCGAAGTGCGTTTCGAGGCCATTTGTTGAGTCATAAGAATGGCAAGCGAAAGCGTCACCTCCGTAATAGCGGCATTGTTGTCGGTACGGAAGCACGAAGTATCGTCGAGGCGTTGCGCCCGTCGCTGTAGCAGCCAGTGGTCATTTAGAAATTGATTTACTTCGAATTGGGATGATTATCGGAGTGATGGTGAATTAAAACCTGCAGGGTTTTATTGCCGGGAGTTGGTTTGGATCATGCGAGTTCGAATTGGAAAAGCGAGGCGACGTTCCAAGAAACGTCTCTTCAAGGAAGCACGTGGCAATGTGGGAGGCCGCAGCAGGCTCTTGCGCACTGTCAAGGAAACGGTTGTCCGCTCACGAGCTTATGCCTATCGTGATCGCCGGGTTCGCAAACGCATGTTCAGGCAGCTGTGGATTACGAGACTCTCTGCTGCCTGCCGACAGCGAGGGATTTCGTATTCCGAGTTTATCCACGGTTTGCATGCGGCTGAAATCGAACTTAATCGTAAGTCACTCAGCGAATTGGCTGTTCTGGAGCCAAGCGTTTTTGATGAGGTTGTGGATGCGGTCAAAGCTGCGGCTGCCTGAATCTTCCCAGCCTGTATGACTTCCTGCACTTCATTGGTCGCGCCGTTTGGTCATTTGCGCAGATGCTTGGTTGTTGTGCGCCCTCGAATGCACACTGTTGTACGAGGTGTTGTGGACCGTTGACCTTGTGGCTGATATGTTTTGCTGACGACCTCACTCATCGCCCCGTTCCGATTGCCCGACGATGGACATACTCAAGGCATTTGACGAATACGAATCGGCCGCACTGTCTGCCATAGATGCGACCACGTCCCCGGAGCAGCTTGAACAGGTTCGCGTAGAGTTTTTGGGACAGAAAAAGGGCAAACTTCGTGAACTTCAGTCGCTGATTGGCAAGGCGTCGAAGGAAGAGAAGCCGGCGGTCGGTAAACGGTTTAACGAAGTTCGAACGCGTGTTGGCCTTCATTTGGAGACACATTCAACTTCCATCGCGTCGCAAACATTGGTGAAAGAATCGTCATTTGATGTCACACTGCCAGGCACGATTCCTCGTCTTGGGACGCTGCATCCGGTGACGAAGACAATCGTACGATTTCGCGAACTGATGGGACGCTTTGGATTTGAAGTCGTGGAAGGTCCGGAACTGGAAGATGAACGCCACAACTTTGAAGCGCTGAATATTCCTGACGACCATCCTGCCCGTGATCCACTCGATAATTTCTATATAGCGACAGCGAATGCCGGATCAGATGGTCCGGTGTTGCTGAGAAGTCAGACTTCGACAGTTCAAATTCGGACAATGGAGCAGCAACCGCCTCCGATTCGGATCGTTTCTCTGGGACGTGTTTACCGTCCGGATGCAATCGACCCGACACATTCGTGTATGTTCCATCAGATGGAAGGGCTGATGGTCGATCGTCATGTCACCATGGCCCAGCTCAAGACGCTGCTAACCCTGTTTGCTCGTTCGTTCCTTGGCCCTGACGTGAAAATTCGGTTTCGTCCATCGTTTTTTCCCTTCACGGAACCGTCTGTGGAGGTGGACATGAAGTGGGGGGATTCGTGGATGGAAATTGGTGGGGCCGGAATGGTGGATACCAATGTCTTCAGAGCAGTTGGCTATGATTCCGAAGAAGTGAGCGGGTTTGCCTTCGGTCTGGGCATTGAGCGTTTCTGTATGAAACACTTCGAGGTGGATGATATTCGGCGATTCTATGAGAACGACATCCGTTTCCTCAGCCAGCTCTAAAGCGAATTGTTCCTGGTGTGAGACGGCAGGGTTGGATGGTTTATTAGTGTCCGTGCAGTGTGGACAACATGTTAAACCGGTCTGATTGATAATGTGGTCGTTGGCTTTCTGTCGTACCTTATGATGCACTCCGAAAACAGGATTGGTCCACGGACATCGCTGTTTTTCCAAACAGGATGACCGGCTCGAATTCGTTTTCCGTTTCCCCGACGGTTTGTGACAATGTTAAATGTGCCTCAGACGCGACAGCACCGCGACTGCTGAATTCCATTCTGACTTACAAAAGTCCGGATTCTCTGTTCAGTCCGTCAGCATCAGTGGGCCAGAGCAGAATCGGCATGCTACATTTTGACCGGTGTATTTGACGGATGCTCTCAGTTCCTTTTTGCAGTGGGGACAATTCGAGTACAGAGCGACGACTTTCACAGACTTGTCATACGGGAAATTTTGGTTGCAGTGGCGACAGACCACATTCTTTTTCCGGTATTTTGAGTGAATACGTAATTCCTGTCTGCATCCGGGGCACTTCACATAGTGCCCGCCAGCTGACACAATCCGGGAAGGATCGATTTCTTTGAGTGGCACAAACTGAGGAATCTCTACGCTGTCTTCTGTGAGCATATTGTTGAGCAGTGTCCGACAGGACCGGCAGTGCACCAGGTTGGCCGGCATATCGTCACCACACTGCGGGCACGGTCCTCCCGGCCATGCACCCTGAATTCCTCTGGGGATTTCCTGAGATTCCGACGAGTTTGAATGCATTTGAAAAACACTGCTCATGACGCACTCCAACACACCAAGTAGTGCAAAATTCAACACTTGCTGTGAAAAAACGACGAGTTGAGGTTTCCTAAAGCTGGACTGTGAGACCTGCAATGAACGTCATATAAGTCATGTAACAAATCGAAAGAGCTGCGATAAATTTTTCACAGTTCTCCGATTTCGTGATTCCCGGAATATCATCCATGATGTCTGAAACGATCATTCAGTTTATTGCTGGGGCAATTTGTCCATACTGTGGATTCAGAACACCTTGTTTACTGGTCCCAGCGGCTGAGAATCGGCAGTGTTCTTCTAAGGGAGAATGCCCGTCAGTGACATAGAGCGACCGTTCGTCAGGACGAGGGCCACCAAGATTCCTGTTGCAACAAATGTGCCTTGTGGTACAGAAATTGTGGAGTAGGGCCATTAATTTACCTGTTGATTCCGGCTGGTCCCCTGGAACATGTCCGGACCTGGAAGAAAACACGTGAACACTGAACATTCAGATGTCGCAGGAAGTAGTGCTTATCTGTTGAGTTGGGACGGGAGTGTCTGGCGGGACGTCGTGCGTCTCAGGCCCTCACAGCTGGTGACGGTCGGTCGCGCATCTGCCAATCAGATTGTGCTGCACGACGAAGCCTGCAGCCGCAATCACTGTGAACTGTTTCACTCAGCAGATGGCTGGAAGCTTCGCGATTTGGACAGCCGTAATGGAACCTGTGTAGGCAGTGAGCCCATTGCCGGCGATCACGTTCTTCGCAGTGGTGACGTCATTGTCATAGGCCAGTGTCAGTTAGCCTTCACTGAAAATCTAGAACACGCCTTCACGTTGCCTGAAGGCGAACAGTCCTCTCTTGATGCGGCGACCAAGACCTCTGCGGGAACCACGGAAGAAGAGCCGGCGATTCTGTATCGTAGTCTTCGTCCCGAGTTTCTGACCGGCAATGTCTCAGCCGGAGCCGTCCAGGCGGATCTGACAAGACTCTATCAGCTCGGACTGGAAATGGGAGCCGCCGGCAGTCGCCAGGCTCTGATTGACGTGGTTCTGCAGAGTCTTGTGCGGGAAACGGTGGCTGACATTGCTGCGATTCTGCTGGCGGCACCCGACGGTCCCGAATTCCCTACTCCAACAGATCTGCATTTATGCGCCTGGCACAGCAGGGATGACCTTTCGTACCGTCGGGTTTCCGACAATCTGTCGCGGGCAGTGTTGAGCAGTGGGGAGGCCATTCTTGCACGTGATGTCAGCGACCATACCCAACTGGCTGTGTATGACAGTCTGGGCGAAATGCGGGCGGCCAGTGTCGTCTGTACGCCTATCCATAATGGACAGCGGGTACTGGGGCTGATGCATCTTTATGCCACCAACCCGGACAACGTGCTGGATAAGCACGATTTAGAATTCTCGCTCGCGGTTGCGGGGCAACTTGCTTTCGCACTGGAGAGTCAGCTGGAACGTGAATCGCTTAAGTCAGAAGTAGATCAGGTTCATTCCGTCAATCAATCCCTGAGGAAACAGCTCGAAACTGATCAGCAGTTAATTGGTGAGAGCCAGGTGATGTGCAGTTTGCGCGAACGGATCGGATTGATCGCTGATTCAGATGCTAACGTTTTGATACGGGGTGAGAGCGGCTGTGGTAAAGAACTGATTGCCCGCATGATTCATCTGCAGAGTCCCCGTGCTGAATGTCCGTTTGTCTGTCTGAATTGTGCTGCACTCAACGAAAGCCTGCTGGAAAGTGAGTTATTTGGTCACGAAAAGGGAGCTTTTACGGGAGCGTCAGAACGGAAAATCGGAAGGTTTGAACAGGCGGATCGCGGGACGCTGTTCCTGGACGAAGTGGGTGAGATGAGTCTCTCCATTCAAGCTAAGTTTTTAAGGGTTCTGGAAGGACACCCGTTTGAACGGATCGGCGGCAGCAAAGAGATCCAGGTCGATGTTCGGATTCTTGCTGCAACCAATAGAGACCTCGAAGAGGCGGTGGAGGATGGGTCCTTTAGGAAAGATCTGTACTTTAGGTTGCATGTGGCGGAGCTGGTTGCTGCACCGCTCCGAGAGCGAAAGCAGGATATCCTTCTGTTGGCCAACTTTTTCCTGCAAAAATTCGTGGAAAAGACGGGACGTGTCATTCGGGGATTCACTCCGGAAGCGGAGGAGACACTGACTCAGTATGAGTGGCCGGGCAATGTTCGTGAATTGCAGAACACAATTGAGAGAACCGTGATCCTTTGTCGCAATGAACTCGTTCGGGCCAGCGATGTTCAGCTGTCTACCCTGGCAAGTCGTCTATCAAATTCCGGAACCACGCGAACCGTTTCTTCTGTATACCAGGAGACGTCTCTGGGTGATGTGGAACGGGATCACATTCTCTCGACACTCGATCACACAGACTGGAACAAGTCCCGGGCAGCTCAGATTCTTGG from Fuerstiella sp. encodes:
- a CDS encoding sigma 54-interacting transcriptional regulator translates to MNTEHSDVAGSSAYLLSWDGSVWRDVVRLRPSQLVTVGRASANQIVLHDEACSRNHCELFHSADGWKLRDLDSRNGTCVGSEPIAGDHVLRSGDVIVIGQCQLAFTENLEHAFTLPEGEQSSLDAATKTSAGTTEEEPAILYRSLRPEFLTGNVSAGAVQADLTRLYQLGLEMGAAGSRQALIDVVLQSLVRETVADIAAILLAAPDGPEFPTPTDLHLCAWHSRDDLSYRRVSDNLSRAVLSSGEAILARDVSDHTQLAVYDSLGEMRAASVVCTPIHNGQRVLGLMHLYATNPDNVLDKHDLEFSLAVAGQLAFALESQLERESLKSEVDQVHSVNQSLRKQLETDQQLIGESQVMCSLRERIGLIADSDANVLIRGESGCGKELIARMIHLQSPRAECPFVCLNCAALNESLLESELFGHEKGAFTGASERKIGRFEQADRGTLFLDEVGEMSLSIQAKFLRVLEGHPFERIGGSKEIQVDVRILAATNRDLEEAVEDGSFRKDLYFRLHVAELVAAPLRERKQDILLLANFFLQKFVEKTGRVIRGFTPEAEETLTQYEWPGNVRELQNTIERTVILCRNELVRASDVQLSTLASRLSNSGTTRTVSSVYQETSLGDVERDHILSTLDHTDWNKSRAAQILGIERSTLDRKLKRYHVTRPE